A portion of the Hoplias malabaricus isolate fHopMal1 chromosome 1, fHopMal1.hap1, whole genome shotgun sequence genome contains these proteins:
- the wdr25 gene encoding WD repeat-containing protein 25 — protein MNSLVDYDDSDSEEVLPGKNDSSPESEEEKKQRKSRFILNSHLHYDKDKTALCAASSVPSNHASHSWRHQRTTEYTQQPSSFPAVQSSKRHQPIPAGLRPYVSKKQKLTTPTESAELNKEGSSSSQVSDVHHFSELSDRIRPFLGTKKVKRQLPRYVQHHLQAHKGPVNTVQWCPVPHLSHLLLSASMDKTFKVWDGAESGRCLQTYSIHSGAVRDVCWLPCGQRLLSGSFDNAVAVTDVETGQIVTKVENQFKVSCLAFQPSDPSVVLCGGFSPEVKAWDFRSGNMVSTYRAGIQQTLDILFLGEGKEFVTSTDAVSRDSADRTLIAWDFRTTAKVSNQIFHERYTCPSLTLFQNEDSFAAQTNGNYIAIFSAQKPYPMNKRKRFEGHKVEGYAVQCEFSSDGAILASGSCTGSLHFYDVQSARSLLRLHAHQQACVSLSLHPVLPSVVATCDWEGEIKIWS, from the exons ATGAATTCCTTGGTGGATTATGATGATTCTGACAGCGAGGAGGTCCTTCCAGGTAAGAATGATAGCTCTCCTGAGAgtgaagaggaaaagaaacagcGTAAATCACGTTTTATATTAAATTCCCACCTCCATTACGACAAGGATAAAACCGCATTGTGCGCAGCCTCTTCAGTTCCTTCAAACCATGCATCTCACAGCTGGAGGCATCAAAGAACAACAGAATATACCCAACAACCGTCATCCTTCCCAGCTGTACAGAGTTCAAAGCGACATCAACCTATCCCTGCAGGACTGAGACCATACGTGTCAAAGAAACAGAAGCTGACTACACCAACAGAGTCAGCAGAGCTTAATAAAGAAGGATCATCTAGCTCACAGGTCTCAGACGTGCATCATTTCTCAGAGTTGTCAGATAGGATACGTCCCTTCCTAGgcacaaaaaaagtaaaaagacaGTTGCCTAGATATGTCCAGCATCACCTTCAGGCTCACAAGGGTCCAGTCAACACAGTGCAGTGGTGTCCTGTACCTCATCTCAGCCACCTGCTGCTCTCTGCTTCCATGGACAAGACTTTCAAG GTTTGGGATGGTGCAGAAAGTGGTCGGTGCCTTCAGACTTACTCTATTCACTCTGGGGCTGTTCGAGATGTATGTTGGTTGCCCTGTGGGCAGCGCCTCTTATCTGGCTCCTTTGACAATGCTGTGGCTGTGACAGATGTGGAGACAG GTCAGATTGTTACCAAAGTGGAAAACCAATTTAAAGTGTCTTGTCTGGCTTTTCAGCCTTCAGATCCCAGTGTTGTTTTATGTGGAGGGTTCAGCCCTGAGGTTAAGGCATGGGATTTTCGATCTGGCAAC ATGGTCAGCACGTATAGAGCTGGGATTCAGCAGACACTGGACATACTATTTTTGGGTGAAGGAAAAGAATTTGTGACTAGCACTGATGCAGTTAGTCGAGACTCTGCTGATCGAACCCTTATTGCCTGGGACTTTAGGACCACTGCCAAAGTCTCCAACCAGATATTCCAT GAGAGATACACATGCCCCAGTCTGACGCTGTTCCAAAATGAGGACTCATTTGCTGCACAAACCAATGGAAACTACATTGCAATCTTTTCTGCCCAGAAACCATACCCAATGAACAAAAGGAAGAGATTTGAAGGACACAAG gtGGAAGGTTATGCTGTGCAGTGCGAGTTCTCTTCAGATGGAGCCATACTAGCTTCAGGTAGTTGCACAGGCTCTCTGCACTTTTATGATGTTCAGAGTGCACGGAGTTTGCTCAGACTTCATGCTCATCAACAGGCGTGTGTGTCTTTGTCCTTGCACCCTGTATTACCCTCTGTAGTTGCCACATGTGACTGGGAAGGAGAGATCAAAATATGGAGCTGA